The genome window cggatTTCAGACAGATAAACCCGATTTctgtcgggtcgggtttcgggtcACAGTAAACCCGAACCGACCCGACCCAGTATCAGTCCTAAATATTATTActaaatctatatataatttttagaacATAGAGTTCCAAAAACAGCAAATTTGTTGTAGCTCATTCCAATCTTAGCCACGTCAGTGACCCAACCACTTGAGATTCCACACATCTTAATAAAAACAAGAGGCCCACccactgaaattaaaaaaacaaaaaaacaaacaaaaacgtaggagtaaaatacaaaacaaacacaataaCAAAACGAAACGTAAAAAGtagaaaacacaaaaactatAATCAAAACAGGAAACAATACACCCCCAACCTTCATTCCATTCTGTTCTGTTCAGATCATTGTCAAGTTAAAGATcccaaaaacaaaggaaaaaaaaaggcaaaaaagtaGTGGTGGATGGCAAAAACCAACAAGTATACCTCCATTAACTTCAATCAGATCTACGAGAAAACCCTTCCTTCCAATTCCAATCCCAACTCCAAACCCATCAAAAAACCatcttcctcttcatcttcctcttcacCCTCTTACTCTGCAATCTCTTCTCCCAAGACCCATGGCCGCATGTTGGTCCTGACCcgacccacacccacacccacatcCAAGCCCAAACCCATCGCCACTCCATTACCACCACCGCAACCTCTCTCCCCACAGCCCCAGCAAAGCCAGCTGATCCCCGATCGGACCCGGTCTGATCCCGGTTCGGACCAGATTTCTCTTCGTCCGTTGGGTAGTACCGGTTCCGGTTCTCCTGCTCTGTCACCGGTTCCGAGCTTTGAGAGGGACAAGGAGGTGGTGGGTGTGGTCACGTCTCCGAAGCCGGACAAATTTGTGCCTCCACATCTTAGACCCGGTTTTTCAGGGAGGGAGGAGCGGATTGGACCGGATATGGTCCGGGTCAGGGAATCGGGGCGGAACAATTTCGGGTCTCCGGGTAGGTACGGAGAGGATGGGCGGCCCAAATCGGGTGGTGGGTATGAGAGGATGATGAGGGGTGATGAATCGGAGCTGGGAATGGCGAATCGGCCAAGATCGAGTGGAAGCCGGCCTGGTTCGAGTGGATGGTATGGTTCTTTGCTCATTTTTGTCGatgtttattcaatttttgtctTCTTATTACTGTAAattttttgattgaaatttttttttggtacttgttgcattgattttttaaagaaatgttcTTTTTTTGGCATAAATAAAGTTCACTACTTGATCCTTTATTGGATATTTAATGTAGAACATGTTATGCAGCATGGTTTTTAATAGGACAGGAATATGGTTTGAAAAGAgatattgtttgttttttttttttttttggaaggggGGAAATCAGTGTGCAATTTTAATTGGTGGAAGGAGTTGAGGAGAGAGCATGGGCAAGAAAGATTTGTGTTTAGAAATATTTTCAGTGGccttaatttgttttttggagTGTTACCTGGTGGTATTGCCACTTTTCTACAATCAGGGAGAGGAATTTGAAACCTGGTTCTCCTAATAAAAGAGAGCAGGCTATGCCACTgagctacaaagctcttggcAAGTGGTATtgctactttttatttatttattttttataggagTGGTATTGCTACTTGATTGAATAACAATACATGAGGGTCTAGAATAGTGGGTTATTCTTTGTTGGCATTTTTCTTATGATGAATCATTGAGAAAAGGTCTAGATGCTACTTAAGgttgcaatttatttatttaactttatatttattttttttataaagtagcAAAACATGAGTGGCCATTATGCTGTATGGATGatgttgagacttgagagattTAGAATTGTCATGCATTGTGTCTCTAATTTAATTCTCTATCTCTATGCATACTTGTTAAAGAATGTACATATTCATATGTTTAACAGGTTCCTCTGGCCTGAATGACATGAAAGGGAAATTTAATGTGATGAAATATAATAGATAATTAGTTAACGTAAGAATATGATAAGATAAGGATAGGAGTGAACTCTATAATAACCACGGGTGGTAGGGTACTTGGTTATGGTGTGTATTTGGTTAGTCTTTTAGAGAATAGTGGATGTGCTCAATTATGAGCTGCAGTGGTTCATATTGAAACAGGTTTGGTTGGTGTTTATAATGGAATTAGATGAGGtggaatttggaatttgaaacAATGATAGTGTGGGATGAACTCTAGTGGGACCAATGATGCAGTTTTTGAGTGACGAAGGTTGCTAGGACAATGTattgaaaggaaaagaatgaGAATAGGGGGGTACCAAAAAAGGGTGTGATCAGAGATAATGTTTTTGATGGGAAGTAGGGAGAGAATGGAATAGAAATATATTTGAAGGTCTAGAGATGGGAGTGGAAGGGGTGAAATCCAAGTTTTTTGGGACTTTTTTAATCTGGGTTGCTTTGAAGTTTGAATGGGAGTAGTCCTTCGGACTTCTGTAAATCTAGTCTCATTGTGTCCTTGATAAGAAGGGGCTTAtgtattgttttttaatatagataaatttattataggaaaaaaaaatgtctatgaTGAAAAAGATGCGGTTGGCAACTCTTGCTGCAAATGAGAGAATGAAATAACAAACTGATTATGTGACTTGTTTGAGTTCACTAATTAGGAAGCTAGCGAATCCAGCCCACTCTGAACATTCCCTAAAAGCGTTAGAGGCCTTTATTCctagtttttgtttccatttcCTCCTATTCCCttcgtttttttctttttacagcCACTTGATTTGGGATGTTGAGATCTTGTACAATAATGTTGCTTTAGTcgcttctttctttcttttttaaatcaagtttaGTGTGTGTTTCTTTTCATAGATATAAATCAATTTTCTgtaacattttcttctttggtATATTTTGTTGTTAGAAGTATGGCTTTGATTATATGTGGTTCATatgtaaaatttgtatattgaCGTCTTGAAttgaggttgattttgggtACAGTTGAGACTTTTTAAGGGGTTGGGGTTTCATCCAATATTTTCTCAGCTAACTTATTAAAGTCTTGGATCCCAATTCCTTATCAGTTTTTCCAATCTTAGTTTGATATGTAGCTCCTCTGTCAACTTCTGGTCTGTAATGTATCTAGCCTTCTAAATTCTAATATCATCATCTTATTCCTCTCATTGCAAATTGAACCAAATTCAATGGAAATCCCCCACTTGGGTTTTGCCCTGTTTATGGGTTGAAAATATACATCTGGGTTTTTGGTAATGCGGGGATCTGACTTTGGTTTgggatatattatatatatgaaattaatggGCAGCAATGCAGTGTATTGGTGTATAAAATTGCTGTGCCCAATGCACTGGACAATATGGAGATGCTGTGAATGGCATatttgaggttgattttgaggcATGCGGCCTTTATCATGCCTACAAGGTAAGAAAGAATGGTTAGGAAAGGCCTGCCACAATGCACACCATTATATGATATATGGGGGTTCTCAATGTTTATGTATTTTAACTTGTGTTTATTAGCTTACCAAAacagacccccccccccccccccccccccccccaacagcAACGTTCCAATTTTTATGGTGGAAGGTGCTACTGTTTTCCTAATTAGGTAATAGTTAATAGGATGAACCTGTGAAAACATTGtgaatgtggttttttttttttttggtttgtttgttccAGCTCACATAGTGAATGATGGGACCCATGTGAAAATTGATACATATTTAGAAACATGGATTAGGAAAAGGGAAATAAGTTGAACCAGGGGAAACATTATGAAAAATGTATCTTGGTCTCATCTCACATATTGAATGACTAAGTGTAAATTGCGTAATTGCTAGAAATGTGCAAATACAAATACTTTAATAGTGGTCAGTTTTACTACAGAATCCTAAGAAAAGAGATATGCTGTTTGTGAGGTAAATTAGTATCGATCTAGTTCCTCTAAACTAGGACTAATCCCCTTTTCCAAATTAATAGTCTTTCTGCTTTTATTAGGCAAATGGGCTCTTTGATGCACCAAGCTGGTCTTATGTATGATtggcataaaataaaatttcatcacAATGAATGCAGTCATTCATGATTGTGTGccatgagaaaataaaaatttagtaaGCTGATCAGATTTTTGGAATGAACAATGCCACACAGAAGTGTAGgatattcttttttaatattgcTCTGCCTGTTGGATTATTTACTGACTATATTTATCACCGTGAACAATGCACAGATTATTTTGGTGAATTGATTCTTTCCTGCGGACAAGGATGGGACGTACTTGATGCCACAAAGGGATTCTCTATAGGGACCAACTTCTGTCATTTTTCTCTCTGGAACTGGCCTTGATTTTCAGAATGAACggaatttcaatttttggaaGATAGTATCCAATCAGGTGGCACCTTCTCAACCCCAAGTGACTGGATTTTTGCCAAATTTTGAAGTGCTGTATCGCAAAAGATAGGCTTAGGCATCTAAGTCTTTTTAATGCTTGATCATTGGTTCTGTTATTCAGGTTCCAGTGAAATGCAGAATTAACATGTTTGATTTTCAGTTTTAAGGTTCTTTTTATCTGTTTTTAGGTTAGCATCTTGTTGGGATGCTTCCAATTACATTGTTATATGCCTTCACGGTACTCTTTGATGATCCTACTTGTGTAAAAAGATTTATTTCGTGGCATTATCTATCTCATATACTTTTACAAATCAAAGAATCTATGTCATTactttttgcatttaatttttttgtcatttgctTATGTTGCGGAACTGTAGCTTGACCTGTGCTATGCATTAGCAAGAAATGCTATAAGCCAAAATAATGCTAAGAGTAATACCATGTAATTGCATGTTTTGGTGTTCAACTAGATGAGATGTCTACGACCTTTTTATCTGTTTATTTTAGACCTTGCATTGGAACTCTCCCATAATTGgcagttatttatttattgatattgGATGGAAATCCAAATGCGATTACCCGAAAGCAGTTAATGTGTGCTTGGGAGGTACCAATCTGCCTAAGGCGGTTggtggttatttatttatttgtttttatgaatGTTCATGCATGTTCTATTAATCGAAGGGAAAAGATACATATTACATTAATTGATGATTTCTTAAGATTCACATATGTATATTTGATGTTAAATTAATGTGAGTCTTTTTACATATTCGAATGATaaggacaaaataaaaataaaaataaaataaggatatagattaaaatttattatacttGAATATAAAAATACTTGGAAAAGGTACTTAAAATATCTGGGCCTGGCgagtttaaacacatatttttagtttttaaataatattacacgtattttcatatactttttcattcacacatattttttaaaaaattgaaaattattgtttaaatacaCATACTAAACGGGCACAAAATATCACATTGTTGAGCTTTCCATCTACGAATGCATGAATTTAAGCGAAAGATTAGTGTGTGTCACAATTTGTGATTGATTGGCATCCAGTATAAGCCTTTTATACATGGCTTGTGAGTACGCcacaaaaaaattgggtttcaCTATCTCGTTTAAGTCTAGAAATCAACTTTAGATCCCTATGTAAATATTTAACATTGTACAACTTAAGGTGGTGCAATATCCATCATTTACCGTGTTTACCATTTAACATTGTACAACTTAAGGTCTTGGATTTGACCAATCTAACACTCTCATTGTACACCTTAAGGTCTCAGCTCTCACTTTCTACTACTCGCGTTGCATCTTCTACTGCAAACTTAAACTCGAAGCTAATCTCCATCAGCTCAAGGTCTTCATCCACCTATTGTTGttcaacaagaacacaaatgaTAATCTCTCAATTTTCAATCTCAAATCCCGTGTCGAACCAATGATCTTGCAATGGGGTTATAATCTTAATTTGCAATATGGTGGCTGCGTTCAGCGTGGGTGGTAGCATATATGGTGGTGTGGTTTGCGGTGTATGTGGATGAAGGGagaaattaagaataaaaataaaggaaaagatattttaataaaacaaagaaaaaaatgaggtgtgttttgttttgtttctatgAATAGCTAAAACTAGAGAAATAATCTTCgtaagttaaaattttatttaaaaattggcCTAGCCtaatataaacatttttttttcaataattcttCTCCATCACTaatattttcagatttgatgTGATGCTTTGCAATTATTACAATGATGTttcttaaaagatttttttaaaacaagagAGTAAGTGTTGCTTGGCACGTGTCAATTGAAGTGGACAAGAAACAGATATTGAATATAAAATGTGACAATGACATATGTTGAAAAATTAAGCCCTATCTCAATTTGGTTTGTAGTGCTCTGATTACATaccattaaaaaagaagaagatattttgataataaaacaaaggaggttttatttttaatttaatgaatagttaaaatagagagattatcttcttaagttaaaattttattttaaaattgggcTTAACATTGGCCTAGCCTAATTTTaacctttttgttttctatcaTTGACATGTGATGTTTAGATTTGATGTGATGTTTTGCAATTATTATAATGATGTTGCTTAAagataaaaaacttaaaaaagtgTTTTAAGACTTAAGTGTTATATGAGTGGACAAGAAATGGATATTGAATACAGAAGGTGACATTGACATATGTAGACAAATTAAGAAGATGACTTGTCTTAATTTGGCGTATGTGTTTTGGTTTGTTAGTGCTCTGATTGcgtataattaaaaattgtgaaaagttTCAATCTAGAAAGTGAAAGTAAAATCTTGTGggatttctttttaaaaatcttgttaaaaatattactaaatAAATATCTCATTCCTCTCCTTTCTGGGAGTTACCAATCTACTACACTCACCCATTTGAGAATTTCTTGTTTAGATACAATGAGATGTTGTACATagaatttaaatgaaatgaaattatcaCTTCTTAACGAGAGGCGAAAGAAAATTTACATAGGGAAACACTTGCAAATAGAGATGGGAGAAACATCATCATTTATTCATAATACATAGTAATTGGGATTGCAAATACATTACCACTACCCCGTTGTTGACAAGACTCAAGGGTAAACCTCAATGAGAGACCTCAGACCCATAATAGGAGTTATCTTATAGTGGCTGAAGCCAGCAGCCAAGAAGAGCTTCTTCCATTCTTTTTCGTTACGTTCTTTGCCTGTCAGGTAGACCATCATCACCAGATCAAAGCATAATTGTGTTTCGGTTGACTCCTTGTCCATTTCCTGGATTTCAAGGACCATGTCTATGATTATCACCTTCCCTTCCTTGTTTTTGCTCAAAATTGCTTCTCTACATTGCTTCAATATCTTTACACACTCTTCGTCGCTCCAGTCATGCAGAATCCACTAAATGTGAAGTTTAAGCCACAGTTTAGACGCTTGTAATAACATTAGAAAAAGAacattttatctataaaaacACGATCGTGTATACTATTAAGTATGTATAATGTTGAATTGGCAAGAACTAGAGCTGGTGGTAcgcttttttttaatggttggaAATCCCACACTACTATTCGAACCCATTCCCCAATCCCCTAAACCCCCTAAGCTCTAAGGCTTGGGAGGTACCATCCTGCATAACGGGCGGGTGTTGAGCTGGTGGTTAGCTAGCACTATATATGGTCCTAATAAGTGGTATTAGAGTGAAGTTACAGGTTCGAATACCCAGGTGCCGCTTGGGGCGATTGTGAGCcttattgggggggggggggggggggggggggggttgaccTCAACACCCTATATTCACTGTCTCACTTGGAGCATGGCATTAGTACATGATAGCCTAGCTTACTGGTGCAACCAATGGCAGTGGGCAGGGTTGGTCCTGGGACCACCTTGGCccgaaaaatatatatatatatatataatttaaaattttatttctatttatctttaaaaaaattttgggaccatcctaaattttttttatgtcaataaaattaagttttggtccataatttgagcaacttaataatatatttggatcttttaagcaaaaaagaaaaactcacaaaaaaaaaaggaactaaaatctgaaaaaaaaaaaaaaaattataataaaactacTACAGATTGAACAATGATTTGATTCTTTCGACTAAACACATTACCCAATACAACATaatttttaaccttttattattttttattacaatattattttCCTCACCAAACATATATTacttatttctcatttttaattattttttcttgtttatttttaactaCACACATCTTCTGCCTTCTTGATTTTTACACttcatacttttaaattttatcacatctTCATCTATACTTTTACATTTACGTTTTGCCTTCCTCTTTGTTCGTAACTTCTGTGTCTTTTGCTAGTATTAGTGCAGCAATGCCTCTTCTCAAGTTTTGAGTTTCAGATTTCTcaatatgattttttcttttttttagctgtacacctttgttcatttcttctcttttcattttttttttcccttttgaggttttttggtttacaaaatgcaaatttgttttggttttaagaacatttttttttaagcacaaattTCATGTCAGTCGAATCTTGAATTTCGGCCGGTATTTACCGAAACACCTGAAATAGATCGGAGtgacttgaaatttttttttgaagtggaaTAGGTTGGGTTATTGTTCCGGTTTGTTTACTAGCATGGTATTTTCCGACTGTTACGGTTGAAACagaatgaaattaataacattgaaTCAAACCTAATTACCTAAAGTCTATAAAGGAATAAGATTGTGCAATTTATACTTCCTAAGGAACACCTTGaacaaaattcctagagccgccactgGGTGCAACACACTGCAAAACCTCTCATGCCTACCCACAACAGGTACAAACACGAGGCTTTTGTGTGGTTAGCATCTCTGTCTTAACAGAACTCTTTTAATTTCGGTAAAAATTGGGAGGATCCTGAGATAAAGTTCTATAAGCTTCATAAAACTAAagtaaaagataataataataaagatgaTAGAATTTAAAACATCTGTATCTACCTTGAGTAAAATTGCATTTGCTGGAGGTATTGCCTCAAACATGTCCCCTCCAATAAAGTCCAAGTTCTTGGTCCCCTGCATGTTAGCTACAACATGTGGAACATCAAACACAGTACACTGAATGTCAGGGAACTCGTTTGAAATGGCAATAGCCATAGTTCCTGTGCCAGCCCCTACATCCACCAAGGACTTTAATCCCTTGAACACCCATTTACACTCTTTGATCAGAACCCTCGCGATCAACTCAGAGTCACTAAGCATGGCATTATAAAACATGTTTGTGAACCTTGGTTCATGAGCCACACAATCCCAAAATGTCATCCCGTGTGTAATTTCAAATGGGGTGGGATCATTGTTTCTGAGCCAAGTACCCAAGAAATCCCAAGTGCTAGTCAATATGGGATCGACTTGGACAAGAAAAAACGGTGCTGCACTCAAGGGCTCATCTTTTAGGAGAAGGCGGGAAGTAAGAGTAAGAGAATACTCTTCTTCTTGCTCActttcatcaaatttttgtttagCAAAGAAGCCAGAATGAACTAGGATGCGCATAAGGCGGTAGACGCAGTGAGATTTGGTAGGGTGGACATTAAGTGCAGAGACAAGCTTGGAAAGAGACATGGGTTGGCCATGGTTGTGGATGATATCTGGTATGCCTAATTGAATTGCACATTTAAGTGACAttgaatttatgaaattgaaagcatgattccataTATGGGCTTGAGCTTGAAGTAGCTCACTAGCACTTACTTCATTGCTCAAATCCATTATAAATGGTCCAAGGCTGCTGTCTGCTTTTCTGTCTGCTTCATTTTACGAGACACTGATTTCTATATATAGTAGTGGAGCTAATTGTTACTAGAGATAGATGGAGTGAAGGAATTTGACGAAGCATGCTTTTGCTTTTCAGCTGAATAAGGGAAGTTAACGGTAGA of Quercus lobata isolate SW786 chromosome 8, ValleyOak3.0 Primary Assembly, whole genome shotgun sequence contains these proteins:
- the LOC115957432 gene encoding uncharacterized protein LOC115957432, with protein sequence MAKTNKYTSINFNQIYEKTLPSNSNPNSKPIKKPSSSSSSSSPSYSAISSPKTHGRMLVLTRPTPTPTSKPKPIATPLPPPQPLSPQPQQSQLIPDRTRSDPGSDQISLRPLGSTGSGSPALSPVPSFERDKEVVGVVTSPKPDKFVPPHLRPGFSGREERIGPDMVRVRESGRNNFGSPGRYGEDGRPKSGGGYERMMRGDESELGMANRPRSSGSRPGSSG
- the LOC115957891 gene encoding trans-resveratrol di-O-methyltransferase-like, translating into MDLSNEVSASELLQAQAHIWNHAFNFINSMSLKCAIQLGIPDIIHNHGQPMSLSKLVSALNVHPTKSHCVYRLMRILVHSGFFAKQKFDESEQEEEYSLTLTSRLLLKDEPLSAAPFFLVQVDPILTSTWDFLGTWLRNNDPTPFEITHGMTFWDCVAHEPRFTNMFYNAMLSDSELIARVLIKECKWVFKGLKSLVDVGAGTGTMAIAISNEFPDIQCTVFDVPHVVANMQGTKNLDFIGGDMFEAIPPANAILLKWILHDWSDEECVKILKQCREAILSKNKEGKVIIIDMVLEIQEMDKESTETQLCFDLVMMVYLTGKERNEKEWKKLFLAAGFSHYKITPIMGLRSLIEVYP